The following coding sequences are from one Triticum dicoccoides isolate Atlit2015 ecotype Zavitan chromosome 4A, WEW_v2.0, whole genome shotgun sequence window:
- the LOC119289338 gene encoding aquaporin PIP2-5-like produces MPMAAAQGKLSPEAMDNEVISNGSAKDYLDPPPAPLVDAGELGKWSLYRAVIAEFTATLLFVYVALATVVGHKRQTDAQACSGAGVLGIAWAFGGTIAVLVYCTAGISGGHINPAVTFGLLLARKVSLPRAFLYMVAQCVGAICGAALVRAVHGGHHYALYGGGANELAPGYSRTAGLIAEIAGTFVLVYTVFSATDPKRIAWDPHVPVLAPLLIGFAVLMAHLATIPVTGTGINPARSFGAAVVYNDKKAWDDQWMFWVGPFIGAAVAMVYHQYILRNSSIFRSNYDGAV; encoded by the coding sequence ATGCCTATGGCAGCAGCACAGGGCAAGCTGAGTCCGGAGGCCATGGACAACGAAGTCATCAGCAACGGCAGCGCCAAGGACTACCTGGACCCTCCTCCGGCGCCGCTGGTCGACGCAGGCGAGCTGGGCAAGTGGTCTTTGTACCGTGCCGTCATCGCCGAGTTCACAGCTACACTGCTCTTCGTTTACGTCGCCTTGGCCACCGTAGTCGGCCACAAGCGCCAGACCGACGCCCAGGCGTGCAGCGGCGCCGGCGTGTTGGGCATCGCGTGGGCCTTCGGCGGCACGATCGCCGTCCTTGTCTACTGCACCGCCGGCATCTCCGGCGGCCACATCAACCCCGCGGTGACGTTCGGGCTGCTTCTGGCGCGCAAGGTCTCCCTTCCCCGAGCCTTCCTGTACATGGTGGCGCAGTGCGTGGGCGCCATCTGCGGCGCGGCGTTGGTGAGGGCCGTGCACGGCGGCCACCACTACGCGCTCTACGGGGGCGGCGCCAACGAGCTGGCGCCCGGATACTCCAGGACGGCGGGGCTCATCGCGGAGATTGCCGGCACCTTCGTGCTCGTGTACACCGTGTTCTCGGCGACCGACCCGAAGCGCATCGCCTGGGACCCGCACGTCCCGGTGCTGGCGCCGCTGCTCATCGGGTTCGCCGTGCTCATGGCGCACCTCGCCACCATCCCCGTCACCGGCACCGGTATCAACCCGGCGAGGAGCTTTGGCGCCGCCGTGGTGTACAACGACAAGAAAGCTTGGGACGACCAGTGGATGTTCTGGGTTGGCCCGTTCATCGGCGCCGCCGTGGCCATGGTGTACCACCAGTACATCCTCAGGAACAGCTCCATCTTCCGGTCCAACTACGATGGCGCAGTCTAG